In Sulfurospirillum tamanense, the genomic stretch CCCAAGGGGTGACGAAAATCGTTCGTTTTATCATCCGCTTGGCACCTCTTGGGATTTTTGGTTTGGTTGCAGAAACCTTTTCACAAACGGGATTTGGCGCCTTGCTAAGCTATGGAAAACTCTTGTTAGTCCTTGTGGGAACGATGCTGTTTATCGCGTTTGTGGTTAATCCGCTCATCGTGTTTATCAAACGCAAGAAAAATCCTTATCCGCTCATTTTTACCTGCCTCAAAGAGAGTGGCATTACGGCGTTTTTTACCCGAAGTTCGGCGGCGAACATCCCTGTAAACCTTAATCTGTGTAAAAAAATGGGCTTAAACGAAGACACCTATTCTATCTCTATTCCGCTTGGGGCGACAACCAATATGGCGGGTGCGGCGGTGACCATTACGGTGTTGACATTGGCTACGGTGCATACCTTGGGGATTTCTGTGGATTTGCCAACGGCACTTTTGCTCAGCGTGGTTTCAGCCCTTGCCGCGTGCGGTGCCAGTGGCGTGGCGGGCGGGTCATTGTTGCTCATCCCTTTGGCGTGTAGCCTTTTTGGGATTAGCAATGACATCGCCTTGCAGGTGGTGGCCATTGGCTTTGTGATTGGGGTGATTCAAGATTCCATGGAAACAGCGCTCAATAGCTCCACAGACGTTGTATTTACCGCCGCGTGCGACGAAAAAGAGATTTGATAACGCTTTACATGTAAGGAAACCTTGGGCATTTTTTTGTCCAAGGTTTATTTGCTAATGCTATAAACGCTCTCTTTTGTTCCTGCGTAAACTACTACTATCTCTACGGGTTCGTCGCTTTCGTTGACGCCGTAGTGCCATTTTTCTACTACTTCAATAATCGCATCGCCCGCGCTTAAGTGTAAAACTTCGCCTTCTTCCGTTACAACTTTTAGTGTGCCTTTAACCATGTAGCCTACGTTGATGATAGGATGTTTGTGCAGAGGAAGGGTGGTGTGGGGCGGGATGGTAATCTTTAGCACGGAAATCTCCGGCGCTTCTTTGGGGTAAGCGGGCAAGGGTGAACCCTCCCAGCTTTGGGAAGATTTTGCCAAGACGACCACTTGGGTTTGCGCCGAGGCAAAAACAGAGCTAGCAAGAAGTAAAAATAAGAACAACAACCTTTTCATGAAACGCCTTTTGGGGAAGATGGGAAGAGTATTTTAGCCTATTTAGGGGGATTTTACGGGTACATGTAAAGGTTTGTGGATACAAGAAAAACTGACTATAATTTCGCTAAAAAATAGGAAGTAGAATGCACATCAAAAAAGACGCACTGGTTTCCATAGCCCTAGAATTGCAAGATGAAAACGGAAATGTCATAGAGGAAAACGACCAAGAGGTGATTTACCTCCACGGCGGATACGGACACCTTTTTCAAAAGCTAGAAGAAGCACTTGAGGGCAAAAAAGTGGGCGATACGTTTTGTGTGAAACTTACCGCCTCTGAAGCTTTTGGGGAGTTTGACGAGGCACTGGTGTTGCGCGAATCTTTGGAAGATTTGCCTCCTGAGGTTGCCCTTGGCATGGAGCTAGACGGCGAAGAAGAGGGGGTCGTGTTCCGCGTGGTCGAACTAGACGCCACCCACGCCCTAGTGGACGGCAATCACCCTTACGCCGGTGTCTCCATGATAGCCAAAGGCAAGGTGCGCGAGATAGAGTATTTGTCCCCCGAGGCGATTGAGGAGATACTTAAAGAGGAGCATGGGCATTGAGCGGGCAAGCGCATTGTGTTTGGTTTTTACATGTAAGGATAAAAAATGAATCAGATTTTAAACGCCGAAGAAAAAGAGATTGTAGAGTATATTGAAAGTGGGAAGGCGCAAAGCATTGCTAACTTGAGTGATGAAAAAAATAGGTTTCAGAATTTGGCCAAAGCTTATTCTTTAAAGAAAAAAGCAATAAATATAAGATTGCCAGAGAGTGATATTTATGCCTTAAAGCAAAAATCACTTGAAAGCGGACTTAGCTACCAAAATATCATACAATCCCTTGTCCATCAATACATTCAAGGAAAAATCAAAGCAAGCTTTTAGGCGGTTTGTAGCCTTACATGTAAAGATATTTGAAGTGGCTTATTGAATGCAATGCTGATGGATAGATATGTGGTATTTTTGAAGAGCTCAATTTCAACTATTTATACTCTTAATAGGATTTAGCATTATGGTATCGTATTTACAAAAAGGAATAAAATGACGATAGATAATCTTCAAAACTACATAGATGAAATTGCAATAGAAGCTTTTAATAAATATAGAATTATAAGAAATGAGGCAGTTTTTGAATTAGCAGAAATTGAAATCTACCTCAAGGATGCTAAAAAAGGTATTGACGATATTTATCGCCATGATAGAAATGAACACTTAGAAAGTTTAAAAGAATATCAACACTATAGTGGTTTTGATATTTGCAATGGAAATAAAGATAAAGATATCTATTGTGGCATTTTGGTACGTGGGTTGATGAATGAATCTGAAGCAATCTATGGGCCAAGAAGGGTTAAGTATGGAGGCAGAGAAAAAAGTCCAATAAAAATAGAAATAATAACTAATGAATCATCGGAAAATCGTTTTCAATTCTACTCTTCCGAGATTAATTCAAATGTAATATTTAAACTTCCGAGAGTCAATTTGAGCAACAAAATAAGCCAAAAATATTTTTGTGAACCTCAAAAATTGCAAAAATATCTAAATCTGAAAGCCCGATATTTGAGAATAAAAGATGAAAATTTTTCTTCCAATAAATATCTAGCGGAATCCAGAGAAATATGGAATGCAATTTTAAAAAAGCTAAACAGCTAATTTATTTTCAAAAGATTGGAAATAAAATGCAGACAACGCCCATCCTTCTCTGTATCTAACCCCATTTAACCCTCCTTAAAAGAAGCTTTAGGTACAATCGCGGTTTTAAACCTTTACATGTAAGGATGCGTTGTGAGAGCATTGATAAGCGTAAGTGACAAGACGGGCATTGTGGAGTTTGCCCAAGGATTAGTAGCACTTGGATGGGAGATCGTCTCTACAGGCGGCACTTTTAAGCAACTCCAAGAAGCGGGCGTTAGCGCCGTTGAGATTAGCGAAGTGACCAAGTTTCCTGAAATGTTTGATGGCAGGGTCAAGACCCTCAACCCCTACATTCACGGGGGGATTTTGCACCGTAGGGATGAACCCTTACATGTAAAGACCGCCCACGAACACGGCATCAGAGGCATCGACCTTGTGTGCGTGAACCTCTACCCCTTCAAAGAAACCATCGCCAAAACGGACGATTTTGATACCATCATCGAAAACATCGACATCGGCGGCCCTGCCATGGTGCGCAGTGCGGCCAAAAACTTCCAAGATGTCCTCATCGTCACCGACGTTTTGGACTACGACGCGGTGCTTGAAGCTCTAAAAGAAGGTGCCGATAGCCTAGCGTTTCGCCGTGGTTTGATGATTAAGGCGTTCGAGCACACGGGCGCGTATGATGCGATGATTGCCAACTACATGAATGAGCGTTTCAACGGCGGTTTTGGAGCCAAGCAGTTCATCGTCGGCACCAAAGCATTCGACACGCGTTATGGCGAAAACCCTCACCAAAA encodes the following:
- the sstT gene encoding serine/threonine transporter SstT; translated protein: MEAKGGLIPRLANGNLVFQIMVGIVLGVVVASVSSQAAEAVSIFGSLFVGALKAIAPILVFVLVSTAIATKEVGAGANMKPIVVLYLVGTFLASLIAVLASFLFPVHLVLIDAANGSFNPPDSVIGVLKGVLFNMVDNPVNALATGNFIGILVWAIALGVAMHYSSQETKNVSHDIAQGVTKIVRFIIRLAPLGIFGLVAETFSQTGFGALLSYGKLLLVLVGTMLFIAFVVNPLIVFIKRKKNPYPLIFTCLKESGITAFFTRSSAANIPVNLNLCKKMGLNEDTYSISIPLGATTNMAGAAVTITVLTLATVHTLGISVDLPTALLLSVVSALAACGASGVAGGSLLLIPLACSLFGISNDIALQVVAIGFVIGVIQDSMETALNSSTDVVFTAACDEKEI
- a CDS encoding FKBP-type peptidyl-prolyl cis-trans isomerase — its product is MHIKKDALVSIALELQDENGNVIEENDQEVIYLHGGYGHLFQKLEEALEGKKVGDTFCVKLTASEAFGEFDEALVLRESLEDLPPEVALGMELDGEEEGVVFRVVELDATHALVDGNHPYAGVSMIAKGKVREIEYLSPEAIEEILKEEHGH
- a CDS encoding cupin domain-containing protein; the protein is MKRLLFLFLLLASSVFASAQTQVVVLAKSSQSWEGSPLPAYPKEAPEISVLKITIPPHTTLPLHKHPIINVGYMVKGTLKVVTEEGEVLHLSAGDAIIEVVEKWHYGVNESDEPVEIVVVYAGTKESVYSISK